In one Drosophila albomicans strain 15112-1751.03 chromosome X, ASM965048v2, whole genome shotgun sequence genomic region, the following are encoded:
- the LOC117565933 gene encoding uncharacterized protein LOC117565933 has product MSARREKVENANETQQNRNVNANASETDFMLKIMTATPASPAQRASAAAATLTTVNAQNKCATAAPTTFSYQRAPKRGARLKETTREAEADQEEPKEEQEEDEAAAATTTKACERQRQLAEHKAQLRAAFFKDFNEHQQQHQPQQQQQQSENASQTKADTRTQKLIAKFQTMIVQQSQQQLKPITTTTTTTLNSAANSDEGCNAGGLSPCSSDNECDAQSPNAIGIGTNKPKVTRSASSDSALGLEVDEVEVSPPTAPQQRRMTLTVTDLPLRPALLPLAEPTALPDSPLNSPTTQIAIATGIITTTTTAGGVPSKVLLEERVVAAQSRRESTQSCLSELGGVGGGVVSGVRYVRTPSVVVSDYSDDITACGISMEEMEYFRLQRSRGQRRCSLEASAAAAGAGSGVGAKDEAQSDVSAASSCSNLYYCGSTISALDGGECIVNGVRVALARKSSHSSSGGDYEEEDEEEVEVEEDDVDCDELAAALAEVEVEVVERERERVRQLEVEREKERQLSELLAATQLGEGLKKVCLQNKKKSHATNTKDLSKKLAINKKN; this is encoded by the coding sequence ATGAGTGCGCGACGCGAAAAAGTCGAAAACGCAAACGAAACGCAGCAAAATAGAAATGTAAACGCAAACGCAAGCGAAACTGATTTCATGCTCAAGATAATGACGGCGACGCCGGCGTCGCCAGCGCAGCgcgcatcagcagcagcagcgacgctgACAACGGTTAACGCTCAAAATAAATGCGCGACCGCAGCGCCAACGACTTTTAGTTATCAGAGAGCACCGAAGCGTGGCGCACGCCTCAAAGAGACAACaagagaagcagaagcagatcAAGAAGAACcaaaagaagaacaagaagaagacgaagcagcagcagcaacaacaacaaaagcttgCGAACGTCAGCGTCAACTGGCAGAGCACAAGGCGCAATTGCGCGCTGCCTTCTTTAAGGATTTCAAcgaacatcagcagcagcatcaaccacaacaacaacaacaacagagcgaAAACGCAAGCCAAACTAAAGCTgatacacgcacacaaaagCTGATTGCCAAGTTTCAAACCATGATTGTGCAGCAGTCGCAACAGCAATTAAAACCaataaccacaacaacaacaacaacactaaacagtgctgccaactccGATGAGGGTTGCAATGCCGGCGGCTTGAGTCcctgcagcagcgacaacgaaTGCGATGCGCAATCGCCGAATGCGATCGGCATCGGCACCAACAAGCCGAAGGTGACACGAAGCGCCAGCAGCGATTCGGCACTCGGCTTGGAAGTGGACGAAGTAGAAGTGTCGCCGCCGACAGCGCCGCAGCAGCGACGCATGACTTTAACCGTTACCGATTTGCCGTTGCGCCCGGCTTTATTACCGCTAGCGGAGCCAACCGCTTTGCCCGATTCACCGCTCAACTCACCCACAACACAAATCGCAATCGCAACTGGaataatcacaacaacaaccacagcggGGGGAGTGCCAAGCAAAGTGCTGCTGGAGGAACGTGTGGTGGCAGCGCAGTCGCGTCGCGAGTCCACACAGAGCTGCCTGAGTGAATTGGGTGGCGTTGGTGGGGGCGTGGTAAGCGGGGTGCGGTATGTGCGCACACCATCGGTCGTCGTTTCGGATTATTCAGATGATATAACCGCATGTGGGATTAGCATGGAGGAAATGGAGTATTTTCGCCTGCAACGCTCACGCGGTCAGCGTCGCTGTTCGCTGGAAGCGAGTGCTGCCGCCGCGGGCGCCGGCAGCGGCGTCGGCGCCAAGGATGAAGCTCAGTCGGATGTGAGCGCagcgagcagctgcagcaatcTGTATTACTGCGGCTCAACGATTTCCGCCCTCGATGGCGGCGAATGCATTGTGAACGGCGTTCGTGTTGCTCTCGCACGCAAATCgagtcacagcagcagcggcggtgACTACGAAGAAGAGGATGAAGaagaagtggaagtggaagagGACGACGTTGACTGCGATGAGTTGGCCGCAGCGCTGGcagaggtggaggtggaggtggtgGAGAGAGAACGTGAGAGAGTAAGGCAACTGGAAGTGGAAAGGGAAAAGGAGAGACAGCTGAGCGAGCTTTTGGCTGCCACGCAGCTTGGCGAAGGCTTGAAGAAG
- the LOC117578020 gene encoding ras-interacting protein RIP3 isoform X2, with translation MLKNLIQSTHPQQQQQQLQVLPTTSTTTTTSPTITTTTTTISSTTKPTDTSRDSKTSQTDEEKQRDRQRNEREAKKEEQDAINYKRDKEQREARLLDFEIRRQQKREEQNQQRQQQQQLHQHHQQQQQQQQQQQQQQQQQQQEKSPPTTSQQHQQRQQLQLQQSVAGLHHQQQQQQQQQRVHTPDTPKLQTPPDRSLPPAFRSRSIEREIHYERKRFSIQESAEFKEALSTTPSPSQTQTQTQTQTGNFNGTPPSSSAAAGYTATLAGPPATAAAATAAIIPILPLGVATLRDDSTESEQSVTCAQTQSDAYHRIMCRAPIASLDCMEEFSVNTLRLLGLFSIYTYYIYSIAFSIIT, from the exons atgctcAAAAATCTCATACAATCGAcacacccacaacaacaacaacaacaactacaagtaTTGCCAActacatcaacaacaacaacaacatctcctactataacaacaacaacaacaacaatatcatcaacaacaaaaccaactgACACATCTAGAG ACAGCAAAACATCGCAAACCGACGAGGAAAAGCAACGCGATCGACAGCGCAACGAGCGTGAGGCCAAAAAGGAAGAACAGGACGCCATCAATTACAAG CGCGACAAGGAGCAACGAGAGGCGCGTTTGCTGGACTTTGAGATACGGCGCCAGCAAAAGCGCGAGGAGCAGAATCAacagcgtcagcagcagcagcaattgcatcagcatcaccaacagcaacagcagcagcagcaacaacagcagcaacagcagcaacaacagcagcaggagaaaaGTCCACCGACAACTtcgcagcagcatcagcaacgccagcagctgcagttgcaacagaGTGTGGCAGGACTGcatcaccaacaacaacagcagcagcaacagcagcgagttCACACACCGGACACACCGAAGTTGCAAACGCCGCCGGATCGTTCGTTGCCTCCAGCGTTTCGGAGTCGCTCGATCGAGCGGGAAATCCATTACGAACGCAAGCGTTTCTCCATTCAGGAATCCGCCGAATTCAAG GAGGCCTTAAGCACCACACCATCGCCATCGCAAACGCagacgcaaacgcaaacgcagaCGGGAAACTTTAACGGCACGCCGCCATCATCGTCAGCGGCAGCTGGTTACACGGCGACATTGGCGGGACCCCcggcaacagcggcagctgcgACAGCTGCTATAATACCCATTTTACCGTTAGGCGTTGCGACGCTGCGCGATGATTCTACGGAGTCCGAGCAGTCCGTGACATGTGCCCAGACCCAGTCGGATGCCTACCATCGCATCAT GTGCCGGGCTCCGATAGCGTCACTCGACTGCATGGAGGAGTTCAGTG TTAATACTCTTCGATTGCTTGGcttgttttctatatatacatactatatatattccaTAGCTTTTTCTATAATCACATAA
- the LOC117578020 gene encoding uncharacterized protein LOC117578020 isoform X1, with the protein MLKNLIQSTHPQQQQQQLQVLPTTSTTTTTSPTITTTTTTISSTTKPTDTSRDSKTSQTDEEKQRDRQRNEREAKKEEQDAINYKRDKEQREARLLDFEIRRQQKREEQNQQRQQQQQLHQHHQQQQQQQQQQQQQQQQQQQEKSPPTTSQQHQQRQQLQLQQSVAGLHHQQQQQQQQQRVHTPDTPKLQTPPDRSLPPAFRSRSIEREIHYERKRFSIQESAEFKEALSTTPSPSQTQTQTQTQTGNFNGTPPSSSAAAGYTATLAGPPATAAAATAAIIPILPLGVATLRDDSTESEQSVTCAQTQSDAYHRIMCRAPIASLDCMEEFSGTGGHLDFGRSISLGSNPALPLRHGSTPTPGLRYKNLGKSGLRISNVGLGTWPVFSPGVSDDQAEAILKLAIDSGINLFDISEAHSETEIGKILQRTGWKRTTYVITTKVYWSTKSEERGLSRKHIIECVRASLQRLQLNYIDIVIIHKADPMCPMEEVVRAMSYVIQQGWAMYWGTARWSQVEIMEAYTNCRQFNCITPIVEQSEYHMFCREKCELYLPEMYNKIGVGLMAWGPLSMALSDTQNGDKLFLPKGSFKTKSFSWTEDEINRNAALSPQGSWGKDRIEEGRRHCDRLRDLAALAEKLGCSPTQLSIAWSLKHEPVQCLLLGATSAEQLHQSLQSLQLLPRLSSSVMLELERILENKPVRPPMISTLALR; encoded by the exons atgctcAAAAATCTCATACAATCGAcacacccacaacaacaacaacaacaactacaagtaTTGCCAActacatcaacaacaacaacaacatctcctactataacaacaacaacaacaacaatatcatcaacaacaaaaccaactgACACATCTAGAG ACAGCAAAACATCGCAAACCGACGAGGAAAAGCAACGCGATCGACAGCGCAACGAGCGTGAGGCCAAAAAGGAAGAACAGGACGCCATCAATTACAAG CGCGACAAGGAGCAACGAGAGGCGCGTTTGCTGGACTTTGAGATACGGCGCCAGCAAAAGCGCGAGGAGCAGAATCAacagcgtcagcagcagcagcaattgcatcagcatcaccaacagcaacagcagcagcagcaacaacagcagcaacagcagcaacaacagcagcaggagaaaaGTCCACCGACAACTtcgcagcagcatcagcaacgccagcagctgcagttgcaacagaGTGTGGCAGGACTGcatcaccaacaacaacagcagcagcaacagcagcgagttCACACACCGGACACACCGAAGTTGCAAACGCCGCCGGATCGTTCGTTGCCTCCAGCGTTTCGGAGTCGCTCGATCGAGCGGGAAATCCATTACGAACGCAAGCGTTTCTCCATTCAGGAATCCGCCGAATTCAAG GAGGCCTTAAGCACCACACCATCGCCATCGCAAACGCagacgcaaacgcaaacgcagaCGGGAAACTTTAACGGCACGCCGCCATCATCGTCAGCGGCAGCTGGTTACACGGCGACATTGGCGGGACCCCcggcaacagcggcagctgcgACAGCTGCTATAATACCCATTTTACCGTTAGGCGTTGCGACGCTGCGCGATGATTCTACGGAGTCCGAGCAGTCCGTGACATGTGCCCAGACCCAGTCGGATGCCTACCATCGCATCAT GTGCCGGGCTCCGATAGCGTCACTCGACTGCATGGAGGAGTTCAGTGGTACGGGCGGTCATCTTGATTTCG GCCGCTCGATAAGCCTCGGCTCCAATCCggcgctgccgctgcggcACGGCTCGACACCGACACCGGGACTGAGGTACAAGAATCTCGGCAAGAGCGGTCTGCGCATATCGAATGTGGGCCTCGGCACCTGGCCGGTTTTCTCGCCGGGCGTCAGCGATGATCAGGCCGAGGCCATACTCAAGCTGGCCATCGATAGCGGCATCAATCTCTTTGACATCTCTGAGGCGCATTCCGAGACGGAGATTGGCAAAATACTGCAGCGCACCGGATGGAAGCGCACCACCTATGTGATCACCACGAAGGTTTACTGGAGCACCAA GTCAGAGGAGCGCGGTCTTTCACGCAAACACATCATCGAGTGCGTGCGAGCTAGTTTGCAGCGTCTGCAGTTGAACTACATCGATATTGTGATCATCCATAAGGCGGATCCCATGTGTCCCATGGAAG AAGTGGTGCGCGCCATGAGCTACGTTATCCAACAGGGCTGGGCCATGTACTGGGGCACTGCGAGATGGTCGCAGGTGGAGATCATGGAGGCGTACACCAATTGCCGGCAGTTCAACTGCATTACACCGATCGTGGAGCAGTCGGAGTATCACATGTTCTGCCGCGAGAAGTGCGAGCTGTATTTGCCGGAGATGTACAACAAGATTGGCGTTGGATTGATGGCCTGGGGACCACTCTCGATGGCCCTGAGCGATACACAGAATGGGGACAAGCTCTTTCTGCCCAAGGGATCGTTCAAAACGAAGAGCTTCTCCTGGACCGAGGACGAGATCAATCGCAAT GCTGCTTTGTCGCCGCAGGGCAGCTGGGGCAAGGATCGGATTGAGGAGGGACGACGGCATTGTGATCGCTTGCGTGATCTGGCTGCGCTGGCCGAGAAGCTTGGCTGCAGCCCCACACAGCTGAGCATTGCCTGGTCGCTGAAGCATGAGCCCGTTCAGTGCCTTCTGCTGGGCGCCACATCGGCGGAGCAACTGCATCAGAGTCTACAATCGCTGCAG